A single genomic interval of Alcaligenes sp. SDU_A2 harbors:
- a CDS encoding SfnB family sulfur acquisition oxidoreductase: MTDRNTRGAALSDAGAAQRLPLPPHPPYRIGSEAEALAVARTLASEFARTAAERDRLRLLPWDEIERYTASGLGAITIPRAYGGLDASNETLAQVFAIISAADGSLGQIPQNHFALIQNLKDTGSAAQKQRWFTAVLAGVRLGNAGPEKKGKAARITELTAQLSRGADGRLRVSGTRFYSTGALFAHWIPFRAADEQGRNVQVWVRRDAPGVHVIDDWSSFGQRTTASGSVVFDQVLVDDDDIIESWRFADVPSLSGPVSQLIQASIDAGLAQGALRDALDFVRERARPWSDSGVASATQDPHIIQEVGALQIEVDAAQAVLLETARLLDGLAAAPVNADASARASAAVAEAKILTTEAALNASEQLFALAGSSATRAAHNLDRHWRNARVHTLHDPVRWKYHLLGNYVLNGAAPRYHQWN; this comes from the coding sequence ATGACAGATCGGAATACTCGGGGCGCAGCGTTGTCTGACGCGGGAGCCGCGCAACGCCTGCCGCTGCCCCCTCACCCTCCCTACCGCATAGGCAGCGAAGCCGAAGCCTTGGCGGTGGCCCGGACATTGGCGAGTGAATTTGCCCGAACCGCTGCCGAGCGTGACCGCTTGCGTCTGCTGCCGTGGGACGAGATCGAGCGTTATACCGCCAGCGGCTTGGGCGCGATCACGATTCCCAGGGCCTATGGCGGTTTGGACGCTTCCAACGAGACACTGGCGCAGGTTTTCGCCATCATCAGCGCCGCCGATGGATCGTTGGGGCAGATTCCGCAAAACCATTTCGCCTTGATCCAGAACCTGAAAGATACAGGTAGCGCAGCGCAGAAACAGCGCTGGTTTACGGCGGTGCTGGCCGGCGTGCGTCTGGGTAATGCGGGGCCGGAGAAAAAGGGCAAGGCCGCACGCATAACCGAGTTGACGGCGCAGCTCAGCCGCGGTGCCGATGGTCGCTTGCGCGTCAGCGGCACGCGTTTCTATTCCACCGGCGCTTTGTTTGCACACTGGATTCCTTTTCGTGCTGCTGATGAGCAAGGGCGCAACGTGCAGGTGTGGGTGCGCCGCGATGCGCCCGGCGTACACGTCATCGACGATTGGAGCTCGTTTGGGCAGCGCACTACCGCCAGTGGCAGCGTGGTGTTCGATCAGGTGCTTGTTGACGATGACGACATCATAGAAAGCTGGCGTTTTGCCGATGTGCCCTCTTTGTCCGGGCCGGTCTCGCAATTGATTCAAGCCAGTATCGATGCCGGACTTGCACAAGGCGCTTTGCGCGATGCGCTGGATTTTGTGCGCGAACGGGCACGGCCCTGGAGTGATTCGGGCGTCGCCAGCGCTACGCAGGACCCGCACATTATTCAGGAAGTCGGCGCTTTGCAGATCGAGGTGGATGCCGCGCAGGCCGTGTTGCTGGAAACAGCGCGTCTGTTGGATGGCCTGGCCGCCGCCCCGGTGAATGCGGATGCCAGTGCCCGCGCTTCTGCGGCGGTGGCCGAGGCCAAGATCCTGACCACGGAAGCCGCTTTGAACGCCAGTGAACAGCTCTTTGCATTGGCTGGTTCTTCGGCCACGCGGGCGGCTCACAATTTGGATCGCCACTGGCGCAATGCCCGCGTACACACCTTGCACGACC
- a CDS encoding methionine ABC transporter permease, whose protein sequence is MLWNLSIPIERYGQALLDTLMMVGVSGVIAFLAGIPLAILLIVTAPNGFWASPKINRVVGSVVNGFRATPFIVLLVALIPFTRLVAGTTIGVWAAIVPLAISATPFFARIAEVSLREVDAGLIEAAQAMGCKKWDIVRHVYLPEALPGIVGGFTITVVALISSSAMAGAVGAGGLGDLAIRYGYQRFDTQVMLIVIAVLIALVCVVQFAGDRCVHWLRSR, encoded by the coding sequence ATGTTGTGGAATCTGAGTATTCCCATTGAGCGCTATGGTCAGGCCTTGCTGGACACCTTGATGATGGTGGGCGTATCGGGCGTGATTGCATTTCTGGCCGGCATTCCCTTGGCGATACTGTTGATCGTGACAGCCCCCAATGGGTTTTGGGCGTCGCCCAAGATCAATCGGGTCGTGGGCAGTGTGGTGAATGGTTTCCGTGCCACGCCTTTCATTGTCTTGTTGGTGGCGCTGATTCCGTTTACGCGTTTGGTCGCAGGCACCACGATTGGCGTGTGGGCCGCGATTGTCCCTTTGGCCATTAGCGCGACCCCCTTTTTCGCCCGCATTGCCGAGGTCAGCTTGCGCGAGGTGGATGCCGGTTTGATCGAAGCCGCCCAGGCGATGGGCTGCAAAAAATGGGACATTGTGCGTCATGTGTATCTGCCCGAGGCCCTGCCCGGCATTGTGGGCGGCTTCACGATTACCGTGGTGGCCTTGATCAGTTCTTCGGCAATGGCGGGCGCGGTCGGTGCCGGCGGTCTGGGTGATCTGGCTATCCGTTATGGCTACCAGCGCTTCGATACGCAAGTCATGTTGATTGTCATTGCCGTACTGATTGCCTTGGTGTGCGTGGTGCAGTTTGCCGGCGACCGCTGTGTGCATTGGCTGCGCAGCCGTTGA
- a CDS encoding methionine ABC transporter ATP-binding protein: MASTSLLRRNLDDLRDTATELAGLRELKKASASLKAESAAQAKAVQAGSVVFRNVSKTYQSSAGAVPALQDIDLEIAPGSIFGIIGRSGAGKSSLLRTINRLERPTGGQVLVDGVDIAQLNESDLVRLRRRIGMIFQHFNLLSAKTVYENVALPLKVAGVAAQDIARRVQELLQLVGLQDKADTYPSRLSGGQKQRVGIARALASGPEILLCDEATSALDPETTQSILSLLKDINRRLGITVVLITHEMSVIREIADRVLVLEKGRIAELGEVWRVFGKPQHDATKALLAPLQHTLPEDLQARLVQQPPKHGGYSRILQLSYSGEGGREPDLLRIARSLPGQPQLIHGGVDRIQGHAHGRLLVAIDGHATLPDLQSLTQGPTAIAHHIEDIGYVVESEYSH, translated from the coding sequence ATGGCATCGACATCATTACTACGACGTAATCTGGACGATCTGCGCGATACGGCTACAGAGCTGGCCGGGCTTCGCGAGCTTAAAAAAGCCAGTGCGTCCCTCAAGGCAGAGTCGGCGGCACAGGCCAAAGCCGTACAAGCGGGCAGTGTGGTCTTTCGCAATGTATCCAAAACCTATCAATCGTCGGCGGGTGCCGTGCCCGCCTTGCAGGATATTGATCTGGAAATAGCGCCGGGCAGCATTTTTGGCATTATTGGCCGCAGCGGCGCGGGCAAGTCTAGCTTGCTGCGCACGATTAACCGCCTGGAGCGCCCTACAGGCGGTCAGGTCTTGGTCGATGGCGTGGACATTGCCCAATTGAATGAGTCTGATCTGGTGCGCTTGCGGCGGCGCATCGGCATGATTTTTCAGCACTTCAATTTGCTGTCCGCCAAGACGGTGTACGAGAACGTGGCTTTGCCTTTGAAGGTGGCCGGTGTGGCCGCGCAGGATATTGCGCGGCGTGTGCAGGAATTACTGCAACTGGTGGGCCTGCAAGACAAGGCGGATACCTATCCCAGCCGTTTGTCCGGTGGGCAAAAACAGCGTGTGGGCATTGCCCGCGCCCTGGCCAGTGGCCCGGAGATTCTGTTGTGCGACGAGGCCACATCGGCGCTGGACCCGGAGACCACGCAATCCATTCTGAGTCTGCTCAAGGACATTAACCGCCGCCTGGGTATTACCGTGGTGCTGATCACGCACGAGATGAGTGTGATCCGCGAGATTGCCGATCGTGTGCTGGTACTGGAAAAAGGCCGTATTGCCGAACTGGGCGAGGTCTGGCGCGTGTTCGGCAAACCACAACACGATGCAACCAAGGCTTTGCTGGCTCCGCTGCAACATACGCTGCCCGAGGATCTGCAGGCGCGTCTGGTACAGCAGCCACCCAAGCACGGGGGATACAGCCGTATCTTGCAATTGAGCTACAGCGGCGAAGGCGGCAGGGAGCCGGATTTGCTGCGCATTGCGCGCAGCCTGCCGGGCCAGCCGCAGTTGATCCACGGCGGGGTGGACCGTATTCAGGGCCATGCCCACGGACGTTTGCTGGTGGCCATCGACGGTCATGCGACCTTGCCTGATTTGCAATCGTTGACGCAAGGCCCGACGGCCATCGCGCATCACATTGAGGATATTGGATATGTTGTGGAATCTGAGTATTCCCATTGA
- a CDS encoding MetQ/NlpA family ABC transporter substrate-binding protein: MATTFSHYARRWALGFVLAALVPLSSVAAVIKVGSIPGVTSDAVQALIPEAKKQGLDIELVEFTDWTLPNEAVNNRDIDVNFFQHEAFLRNAIKERGYGLQLIGLGLLQNIGLYSNKYRSLDQVPKGATVSVPNDPVNQGRGLLLLQKAGLITLRNGLDTGATVNDVVGNPKQLKLVEIEGPQLIHSLPDVDLAVVWPSYFVSAGRKADAGKALVYSGIADTFYAMGFAVRKDRAGDPVLQQFVQLFQQSKAVRDIIDERFDHNPNLYTLPWQGKQRSE; the protein is encoded by the coding sequence ATGGCGACTACTTTTTCACATTATGCGCGGCGTTGGGCCCTGGGTTTTGTGTTGGCCGCCCTTGTTCCGCTGAGCAGCGTGGCTGCCGTCATTAAAGTTGGTTCGATACCGGGCGTGACCTCGGATGCCGTGCAGGCTTTGATTCCGGAAGCCAAAAAACAGGGTCTGGATATTGAGCTGGTGGAGTTTACGGACTGGACCTTGCCCAACGAGGCGGTCAACAACCGTGATATCGATGTGAATTTCTTCCAGCACGAAGCCTTTTTGAGAAATGCCATCAAAGAACGTGGCTATGGCTTGCAATTGATCGGCCTGGGTTTGCTGCAAAACATCGGTTTGTACTCGAATAAATACCGGTCTTTGGATCAGGTACCCAAGGGGGCCACCGTCTCTGTGCCGAATGATCCGGTCAATCAGGGGCGGGGCTTGCTGCTGTTGCAGAAAGCGGGCCTGATTACGCTGCGCAATGGTCTGGATACCGGCGCGACCGTGAACGATGTCGTGGGCAACCCGAAGCAGCTCAAGTTGGTGGAAATTGAGGGGCCGCAGTTGATTCACTCTTTGCCGGATGTGGATCTGGCCGTGGTCTGGCCCAGCTACTTTGTCAGCGCCGGGCGTAAGGCGGATGCGGGCAAGGCATTGGTGTATTCGGGCATAGCCGACACCTTTTATGCCATGGGTTTTGCCGTGCGCAAAGACCGTGCCGGCGACCCAGTCTTGCAGCAGTTTGTGCAGTTGTTCCAGCAGTCAAAGGCGGTGCGCGACATTATTGACGAGCGTTTTGATCACAACCCCAATCTTTACACATTGCCCTGGCAAGGCAAGCAGCGTAGCGAGTAA
- a CDS encoding MetQ/NlpA family ABC transporter substrate-binding protein, protein MLQHFSKLILAGALVLAISPASAADSLRIGVVPGAYADSINAAAKDAKAQGINVEVIEFTDWTTPNVAVDSGDIDINYFQHQPFLNNAIEKNGYKLASAGTGILANVGVYSLKHQSVDQVPQGGKVGIANDPVNQGRGLLLLQKAGLIKLKPEVGYLGNLDDIVENPKKLSFVEVEGPQLVRITGDVDIAQGYPHFIVAAKAFDPSSGLAYSGIEDAQFAIQFVVKAERIADPVIQKFISIYQNSQSVRDVSRAAFNNDERLYNLAWLKVQGGAK, encoded by the coding sequence ATGCTCCAGCATTTTTCCAAATTGATTCTCGCCGGTGCCCTTGTGCTGGCTATTTCCCCTGCCAGTGCCGCAGATTCTTTGCGAATCGGCGTTGTTCCGGGTGCGTATGCGGATTCCATTAACGCAGCGGCCAAGGACGCCAAGGCGCAAGGCATCAATGTCGAGGTCATCGAGTTTACCGATTGGACCACGCCCAATGTGGCCGTGGACAGCGGCGATATCGACATCAACTATTTTCAGCACCAGCCTTTTCTGAATAACGCCATCGAGAAAAACGGCTACAAGCTGGCCAGCGCCGGCACGGGCATTCTGGCCAATGTGGGCGTGTATTCGCTCAAGCATCAATCGGTAGACCAAGTGCCGCAGGGTGGCAAAGTAGGGATTGCCAATGATCCTGTGAACCAGGGCCGCGGCCTGTTGTTGCTGCAAAAAGCGGGGCTGATCAAGCTCAAGCCGGAAGTGGGGTATCTGGGTAATCTGGACGATATTGTCGAGAACCCCAAGAAGCTAAGTTTTGTGGAGGTTGAAGGCCCGCAACTGGTGCGCATTACTGGCGATGTGGATATTGCCCAGGGCTATCCGCATTTCATTGTGGCCGCCAAAGCCTTTGATCCATCCAGCGGTTTAGCGTATTCCGGCATCGAAGATGCGCAGTTTGCGATTCAATTCGTCGTCAAGGCCGAACGAATTGCCGATCCTGTCATTCAAAAATTCATTTCCATCTATCAAAACTCCCAATCCGTGCGAGATGTTTCGCGTGCGGCTTTTAATAATGACGAACGCTTATACAACCTGGCTTGGCTGAAGGTTCAAGGGGGGGCTAAATAA
- a CDS encoding acetylornithine transaminase produces MEFDRAGVRALMEITQRPELVFVRGEGSWLEDHNGKRYLDTVQGWAVNALGHSPASVIKAINDQAAKLINPSPAFYNEPSIELAKRIVTHSCFDRVFFANSGAEANEGAIKLARKWGQVYKDGAYKIISFEHSFHGRTLATMSLSGKPGWDRLFAPQVEGFPKAELNNLESVRALIDDKTVGIMLEPVQGEAGVIPATVEFMKGLRALADEHKLLLIVDEVQTGMGRTGTLFAYEHAGVLPDIMTLGKGIGGGVPLSALCAREEVACFQPGDQGGTYNGNPLMTAAGVAVFDELTSPGFLDAVNARAQQLSEGLLAISAKWGMKGERGVGLLRALILDQDDGPALVNAARERAPEGMLLNSPRPNLLRFMPALNITAQEVDLMLAWLDELLVQVRG; encoded by the coding sequence ATGGAATTCGATCGGGCCGGTGTACGTGCATTAATGGAAATTACCCAGCGTCCGGAGTTGGTTTTCGTGCGAGGAGAAGGCTCCTGGCTGGAAGACCATAACGGCAAGCGATACCTGGATACGGTTCAGGGCTGGGCAGTGAACGCGCTGGGTCATAGCCCTGCCAGCGTCATCAAGGCGATCAACGATCAGGCCGCCAAGCTGATCAACCCTTCGCCCGCCTTTTACAACGAGCCCTCCATCGAGCTGGCCAAGCGCATCGTCACGCATTCCTGCTTTGACCGAGTGTTTTTTGCCAACAGCGGTGCCGAAGCCAACGAAGGCGCAATCAAGCTGGCCCGCAAGTGGGGACAGGTTTATAAAGATGGTGCTTACAAGATTATTTCTTTCGAGCACTCTTTTCATGGCCGCACTCTGGCCACCATGTCTTTGTCCGGCAAGCCGGGCTGGGATCGTCTGTTTGCCCCGCAAGTGGAAGGCTTCCCCAAGGCCGAACTGAACAATCTGGAATCGGTGCGCGCACTGATCGACGATAAAACCGTGGGCATCATGTTGGAGCCGGTGCAGGGCGAAGCCGGCGTCATCCCCGCTACCGTCGAGTTCATGAAAGGCCTGCGCGCCCTGGCCGACGAGCACAAACTGCTCCTGATCGTGGACGAAGTGCAGACCGGCATGGGCCGCACCGGCACCTTGTTCGCGTACGAACATGCCGGAGTCCTGCCCGACATCATGACGCTAGGCAAGGGCATCGGCGGCGGCGTGCCGCTGTCGGCTCTGTGTGCCCGAGAAGAAGTGGCGTGCTTTCAGCCGGGCGATCAAGGTGGCACCTACAATGGCAACCCCTTGATGACCGCCGCTGGCGTGGCCGTGTTCGATGAACTGACCTCGCCTGGGTTCTTGGATGCGGTCAATGCTCGCGCCCAGCAATTGTCCGAAGGTTTGCTGGCCATCAGCGCCAAGTGGGGCATGAAAGGCGAACGAGGCGTCGGCTTGCTGCGTGCTTTGATTCTGGATCAGGACGACGGCCCGGCCTTGGTCAATGCAGCCCGCGAACGCGCGCCCGAAGGCATGCTGCTTAACTCGCCCCGCCCTAACCTGTTGCGTTTCATGCCTGCGCTCAATATTACGGCTCAGGAAGTGGACTTGATGTTGGCTTGGCTGGACGAATTGCTGGTGCAGGTGCGCGGCTAA
- a CDS encoding serine hydrolase domain-containing protein — protein MTTILLALAPLAAARADAAPAQPAPGCAWALLNPAQGVSTGAWGWADLERRVPIDVDTQFNLASLSKQFTALAVLLLVADGRVDLDQPLGAYLESLPGELGRPSIRQVLQHTGGLPDYIDPLYKAGRGSETATVADTMAVLAAAPTLRFEPGVRFEYSNTGYFLLAQLVERVSGQALAVFSQRYIFGPLGMTQTAIVDRYPAALPRLARGYRVEKGQTQVVESSWEQTGDGQVHSSATDLHRWLVHLDQDTVLDSPGGRPLAGVRTALTQGQAVKPKGNYQFGLETGLLADVAAWGHAGGWAGYHSFMAYAPQMHRGAAVVCNATHLDVRAMTQRLLISGIGQLQAQAYR, from the coding sequence GTGACAACAATACTGTTGGCCTTGGCCCCTTTGGCGGCAGCCAGGGCCGATGCAGCGCCGGCGCAGCCTGCGCCGGGTTGCGCCTGGGCCTTGCTGAATCCCGCCCAGGGTGTCTCCACGGGGGCCTGGGGCTGGGCGGATCTGGAGCGGCGCGTGCCTATCGATGTAGACACGCAGTTCAATCTGGCGTCCTTGTCCAAGCAGTTTACGGCGCTGGCCGTGCTGCTGTTGGTTGCCGATGGCCGCGTGGATCTGGATCAGCCTTTGGGTGCTTACTTGGAATCGCTGCCGGGCGAGTTGGGTCGGCCCAGCATCCGGCAGGTTCTGCAACATACCGGTGGCCTGCCGGACTATATCGACCCCTTGTACAAAGCCGGTCGCGGGTCGGAAACGGCCACGGTGGCCGATACCATGGCTGTGTTGGCGGCCGCGCCGACGCTGCGTTTTGAGCCGGGCGTGCGCTTTGAATACAGTAATACCGGGTATTTTCTGCTGGCCCAATTGGTCGAGCGTGTCAGTGGCCAGGCCCTGGCCGTATTTTCGCAACGCTATATTTTTGGTCCGCTAGGCATGACGCAGACCGCGATTGTGGATCGTTATCCGGCCGCTCTGCCCCGTTTGGCGCGGGGCTATCGGGTCGAGAAGGGACAGACGCAGGTGGTCGAGTCGAGCTGGGAACAAACCGGCGACGGGCAGGTACACAGCAGCGCGACCGATTTGCATCGCTGGCTGGTGCATCTGGATCAGGATACTGTTCTGGACAGTCCGGGCGGTCGGCCATTGGCGGGCGTGCGGACGGCCCTGACGCAGGGCCAGGCCGTGAAACCCAAGGGGAATTATCAGTTTGGGTTGGAAACCGGGCTGCTGGCGGATGTCGCCGCCTGGGGGCATGCCGGTGGCTGGGCCGGCTATCACAGCTTTATGGCGTATGCGCCCCAGATGCACCGGGGGGCGGCAGTGGTGTGCAACGCGACGCATCTGGATGTGCGTGCCATGACGCAACGCTTGTTGATATCGGGTATTGGTCAGTTGCAAGCGCAGGCGTATCGTTAG
- a CDS encoding TonB-dependent siderophore receptor — MRVRSTYLAVSRPALGHWVFAASLLCSGTLAPVQAQPPAAVQVQVQIAAGTLDQVLNRFAAQGGFMLAIDGALTAGKSSAGLSGRYTPQQGLARILRGSGLEAVAQGDGFRLRPVPARSSRSYEELEAVRVQANRETATGPANGLLATRSATATKSDVAIMDTPASVAVVTQQQIESQATRTVGEALRYVPGVAVEFDGVDSRFDTMSFRGFNADSVAWLDGIKLAGGSGAGNNWTLPQVDPFMLERIEVLKGPASVVYGQVVPGGMVNMVSKRPTRVDQRNIELTVGAPRQLRGSVDLGGALGEQGVSAWRLLALNSDTESRSEHVKRKRTLIAPSVTLPLGEDGEIVLMGSIQRDRGGSDYMWLPAYGTLFDNPNGKIPISRFIGEPHFDRYDRDQDMAGWSAVYDVNDNWTLRQNLRVQRIKSVMESVTSDMYAYDDPSAGGWDWRTLERYANRGTGSSRSLGVDTQSEWRFSTGQAEHAVLLGLDFYRNSFDARRQMADVGPAGSRGALDLYEPVYGAAIGSFTTLSELNSRKRQTGVYLQDQISLGNWRLVAGLRHDRSVISGQSRRRSGQTSDLGQRDRATTGRLGALYRFDSGWAPYISYATSFEPVAGVTADGTPFKPMRGKQTELGIKYQPDGARWMATAAVFDLRQTNRLTDDPINGYPEQVQSGELRSRGLELAVTGRLSPNWSVIGSYSFLDTKVISSEIPEEKGQPALYAPRHQAALWVDYTFTGSHALAGTVMGVGVRHVGSSRGGDIGVAGGGYASLHIPAHTVADLRVATQLGRFSPVLKNSELSLSVTNIADKQYVNGCGSLWTCGWGLGRQASLTFSGRF; from the coding sequence ATGCGAGTTAGGTCTACTTACTTGGCGGTCAGCCGCCCAGCCTTGGGGCATTGGGTGTTTGCGGCCAGTCTGTTGTGCAGTGGCACCTTGGCACCGGTTCAGGCCCAGCCCCCGGCTGCTGTGCAGGTACAGGTCCAGATTGCGGCTGGTACGCTGGATCAGGTGCTGAATCGCTTTGCCGCCCAGGGTGGTTTTATGCTGGCGATTGATGGTGCCTTGACGGCGGGCAAGTCCAGTGCGGGTTTGAGCGGTCGCTACACGCCGCAGCAGGGGCTGGCGCGTATTTTGCGTGGCAGCGGGCTGGAGGCGGTGGCCCAGGGCGACGGTTTTCGCTTGCGCCCGGTTCCGGCACGCAGCAGCCGCAGCTACGAGGAACTGGAGGCAGTGCGTGTCCAGGCCAATCGAGAAACCGCCACCGGGCCAGCCAATGGCTTGCTGGCCACGCGCAGCGCCACGGCCACCAAGAGCGATGTGGCCATTATGGATACACCGGCCTCGGTCGCCGTGGTGACGCAGCAGCAGATTGAATCTCAGGCCACGCGTACGGTGGGCGAGGCCTTGCGGTATGTGCCGGGCGTGGCCGTGGAGTTTGATGGCGTGGATTCGCGCTTCGATACCATGTCGTTTCGGGGATTCAATGCCGATTCGGTGGCCTGGCTCGATGGGATAAAACTGGCTGGCGGCAGTGGCGCGGGCAATAACTGGACCTTGCCGCAGGTCGATCCTTTCATGCTGGAACGGATTGAAGTGCTCAAGGGCCCGGCGTCGGTGGTCTATGGGCAGGTCGTGCCTGGCGGCATGGTCAATATGGTCAGCAAGCGCCCTACCCGCGTCGATCAGCGCAATATCGAATTGACTGTCGGTGCGCCACGTCAACTGCGCGGCAGCGTCGATCTGGGCGGCGCGCTGGGCGAACAAGGCGTCAGCGCCTGGCGCTTGCTGGCGTTGAACTCGGACACGGAAAGCCGCAGCGAACACGTCAAGCGCAAGCGCACCCTGATTGCGCCGTCGGTGACGCTGCCTTTGGGCGAGGATGGAGAAATTGTCTTGATGGGTTCGATCCAACGCGACCGGGGTGGCAGCGACTACATGTGGCTGCCCGCCTACGGTACTTTGTTCGATAACCCCAACGGCAAAATTCCGATTTCGCGCTTTATCGGGGAGCCGCATTTCGACCGTTACGACCGCGATCAGGATATGGCGGGCTGGTCAGCCGTGTATGACGTCAACGACAACTGGACGTTGCGCCAGAATCTGCGCGTGCAGCGCATCAAGTCCGTGATGGAGTCGGTGACCAGCGATATGTATGCTTACGATGACCCGTCCGCCGGCGGCTGGGATTGGCGCACCTTGGAGCGTTATGCCAACCGTGGCACCGGCTCGTCGCGTTCGCTGGGCGTGGATACGCAATCCGAATGGCGTTTTTCCACGGGCCAGGCCGAGCATGCTGTGCTGTTGGGGCTAGATTTCTACCGTAATTCGTTTGATGCGCGCCGGCAGATGGCCGATGTCGGGCCGGCTGGCAGCAGGGGGGCGCTGGATCTGTACGAACCTGTGTATGGTGCGGCCATCGGTTCGTTCACTACGCTGAGCGAACTAAATAGTCGCAAGCGGCAGACCGGTGTGTATCTGCAGGATCAGATCAGCCTGGGCAACTGGCGCCTTGTGGCGGGGTTGCGTCATGACCGCTCGGTGATCAGTGGCCAATCGCGTCGTCGCAGCGGCCAGACGAGCGATCTGGGTCAGCGCGACCGGGCGACCACGGGGCGACTGGGCGCGTTGTACCGCTTTGATTCGGGTTGGGCACCGTACATCAGCTACGCCACCTCTTTCGAGCCGGTGGCGGGCGTGACGGCGGACGGCACGCCGTTCAAGCCCATGCGGGGCAAGCAGACGGAACTGGGGATCAAGTATCAGCCGGATGGTGCGCGCTGGATGGCCACGGCGGCGGTATTCGATCTGCGCCAGACCAACCGATTGACCGACGATCCGATCAATGGTTACCCCGAGCAGGTGCAAAGCGGCGAGCTGCGTTCGCGCGGGCTGGAACTGGCGGTGACAGGCCGCTTGTCGCCCAACTGGTCCGTCATCGGCAGCTATTCCTTTCTGGACACCAAGGTCATCAGCAGCGAAATTCCTGAAGAAAAGGGCCAACCGGCACTGTATGCGCCGCGCCATCAAGCAGCCTTGTGGGTGGACTATACGTTTACAGGTTCTCACGCGCTGGCCGGTACTGTCATGGGCGTAGGCGTGCGTCACGTCGGTTCGTCCCGCGGGGGCGACATAGGCGTGGCCGGTGGCGGTTATGCCAGCCTGCATATTCCGGCCCATACCGTGGCGGATCTGCGTGTGGCGACCCAGTTGGGACGATTCTCGCCTGTGCTTAAAAACAGCGAACTGTCGTTGAGCGTGACCAATATTGCCGATAAGCAGTACGTCAACGGTTGCGGTTCGCTCTGGACCTGCGGTTGGGGCCTGGGCCGACAGGCTTCTTTGACTTTCTCGGGACGTTTTTGA
- a CDS encoding FecR domain-containing protein, with product MSRAWAATPQDSRIETQALQWQVALWSGEVQEHELQAFRDWLQADPEHQAAWERVERFGRQMQAAPQDVAAHVLRAGLSPQAVQRRRSILRGLLLVAGGGLTAYGVGRTPHWAHWNADYRTGRGQRAEWTLPDGTQLALNTDSALDVQYDLAERRLVLLAGEVLVSTSPDTQSRSRPLVVHTAQGTVQALGTRFLVRQYPDGALPRVSVQVYDGAVQLQAGHSGRRLRLDAGQQAFFNQIEFGGLAAADVQALAWQRGLLVAERWRLADFLRELARYRSGVLRCDPAVADLIVSGVYPLRDTDAILQSLAQALPVRISRVTPYWVTVSAQP from the coding sequence GTGAGCCGTGCCTGGGCGGCCACTCCACAGGACAGCCGGATCGAGACACAGGCACTGCAATGGCAGGTCGCGTTGTGGTCGGGCGAGGTGCAAGAGCACGAGTTGCAGGCGTTCCGGGACTGGCTGCAGGCCGATCCAGAGCATCAGGCGGCCTGGGAGCGCGTGGAGCGCTTTGGCAGACAGATGCAGGCGGCCCCCCAGGATGTCGCGGCCCATGTGCTGCGGGCGGGTCTGTCGCCGCAGGCCGTGCAGCGGCGGCGCAGCATTTTGCGGGGCCTGTTGTTGGTGGCCGGTGGCGGCTTGACGGCCTATGGCGTGGGTAGAACCCCGCATTGGGCGCACTGGAATGCCGATTATCGTACCGGGCGGGGGCAGCGCGCAGAATGGACCTTGCCCGATGGCACGCAGCTTGCCCTGAATACGGACAGTGCCCTGGATGTGCAGTACGACTTGGCGGAACGTCGTTTGGTGCTGTTGGCCGGCGAAGTGCTGGTGTCCACGTCGCCGGACACGCAGTCTCGGTCGCGTCCTTTGGTGGTGCATACCGCGCAAGGCACGGTGCAGGCGTTGGGTACGCGTTTTCTGGTGCGCCAGTACCCAGACGGGGCGTTGCCTCGGGTGTCGGTTCAGGTGTATGACGGGGCCGTTCAATTGCAGGCGGGCCATAGCGGCCGCCGTCTGCGTCTGGATGCCGGACAGCAGGCATTCTTCAACCAGATTGAATTTGGCGGACTGGCAGCGGCCGATGTGCAGGCATTGGCTTGGCAGCGCGGTCTGCTGGTGGCCGAACGCTGGCGGCTGGCCGATTTTTTGCGGGAGCTGGCCCGTTACCGCTCGGGTGTGCTGCGTTGCGATCCGGCGGTGGCGGATCTGATTGTGTCGGGTGTGTATCCCCTGCGGGACACCGATGCCATTTTGCAGTCGCTGGCCCAGGCGCTGCCGGTGCGGATCAGTCGGGTGACGCCGTACTGGGTGACCGTGTCGGCGCAGCCGTAG